GGCCGTGGACGAGGGCGCCCTGCGCACTACCGCCCTCGAACTCGCCCAGGCTCACGCGAGCAAGGCTGGCGACAGCCTCGGAACCATCAAGTCGCGCATGTACGCCCCTGTCCTCACCACGCTCTGCGACACGACCAACCCGCTGGGCTGACGCCATGCCGGGGGCGGTCGTCGGCCCGGGCGGGGCACGAAAACCGCACCCCCACCTCCCGGCCCGTGATCGCTACCGTCCGGATGCGCCACGGCAAGCCAGCCGACTCCCGCGGCACCCCGAATTCCGTCGGCGAGGGGCTGACCCCCGCTCGTGAGGCTGACTGCACCGGTTGCGCAATCTGCGCGCCGACCCGCAGTTCTGCAGGGGGTCTCACCGCCGTTCGTCAGCCGTCTTCTGGCCAAGGATCCCGCATAGCGGTCGACCGGTGGCGAGGTATGGGACGCCCTCAAAGAGATCAACGACCGTCACTCCGAAGAGCCGCAGCCCAGCAGCGGCTTGGACCTCTCCGGTGAGGTGGTCGTCAGCCATGCTGAAGCCGCCGACGGCGCGGCCATCCTCCTGCGCAACGCAATCGACCACGGTCAGGATGCCGGGGCTACGAGGCGATCGTTACCGGCAAAGGATCCGGCACCGCGGTGTCGGGGCGCAGGGTGAGGCCGCTGTGCAGGAACTGCTCGATGTCGGTCGGCCCGAGTCCGAACGCGCGGGCGTTCCTTCGTCGTCCTGGGCGAAGGCGAGCAAGAACTTGCGGCTGGCAGGGTCGGCTTCTACTTGTTGAGGAATTCCAGCAGGTCCCGGTTGAACCTCTCCTTGTCGCCCGGCACCATCGCGATGCCGTGGGAGCTGCCCTCGTACACCTTCAGCTCGGCGTTCGGGATGCTGCGGCTGGCACGGCAACGGCGGTCGCGGTCTTCACCCTGCGGCTGCTCGCCCGTCGAGTCGAGGAACTCTGTGATGAGATCGCCGCTCTCAAGCAGCAGATGACCGACGTGATCATGCAGCACATTCCGCAGCTGCTTGCCTGCTACGGCGTGGGTCCGGACACCGCCGCGGCGCTATTCATCGCCACAGGCGACAATCCTGAACGACTCCACAGCGAAGCTTCGTTTGCCTCGCTCTGCGGGGTGAGCCCAGTCGAAGCCTCCTTGGCAAGACACAGCGCAGAAGGCTCAATCGAGGCGGCGACCGTCAAGCCAACTCGGCTCTCTACACGATCGCCCTTGCCCGACTCCGCTGGGAGACACGCAGCCGCAGCTACGTCGAGCGACGCATCGCCGAAGGCAAGACCCGACGCGAAGCCATCCGCTGCCTGAAACGCTACGTCACCCGAGAGCTCTACACGATCACCATTCGAGCCCATGCTCGGCCCCGCGACCAGGCCCTGGCAGCTTGACATCCATAGGGGCATCAAGCTCGCGGTCCGCTATGAGGCGACCGTCCTCGTCGCGGCCATCAACGAGTGGCTGTGACCACACACGCGCACCGCCTTTTCGATAACCCGTTGCCCAGGAGCCAATCGGCCAGCTAGTTTCACCCAGCCGCCTGCATGGGTGCAGGTCGGCGCTGTCGACGAGGAGGTGTGGAGCACATGCGCAGGAGTGCCCAGGAGTTGAGCTCGCGTACTGACCTTTGCCACCTCCTCACGACGGAGACACCTTGTCCCTTCGCATCACCCCACTGACCGACCCCGCTCACGGGCCGCACGGCCGGCGTCTTGCCTGGTTGGCGTCGGACGCGGATTCCATCCCTGCCGGGACGGCCTTTCTGCGCCTGTTCGATGGCGGACAAGAGCACCTGGCCGAGCTCGACCTCCGTGTTCATCCCGCAGAGCGCCGCAAGGGCGTCGGCTCCCGGCTCCTCAACACCGCGGTAGCCACCGCCCGGGACAACGCCCGACGCTGCGTTGTCGCGCAGGCAGAAGCCGGATCGCCCGGCGACCACTTCCTGGCAGCACGCGGTTTCCGGAAGGTCCTCACCTTGAGGTTCACCCGCTTGCCACTGGCTGACGTGGATACCGCCGTCCTCGCCGAGATCATCGAGCGTCCGCATCCCGGCTACCGGCTGATGTCATGGCAGGGAACCGTCCCCGACGACCTCGCCCAGACGTTCGCCGCCTCACGCCGCGCCATGGACGACATGCCCATGGACGACACCGACTACGGCACCGTGACCTGGGACGTGGACCGCGTGCGGGCCGCGGCGAAGGCCGTCGAACAGCGCGGCGACCACCTGCACACCGTCGTCGCCATCGACGCCTCCAACGGCTCGATCGCCGGGTTCACCGAACTCGTCATCCCCGGCAGCGGCACAGGTGACGGCCAACACTACGGCACCGGTGTGCTGCCCGAGCACCGTGGACACGGCCTCGGCCGATGGATGAAGGCCGAGTCGATCCGACAAGCCCATAGGGACTATCCGGACCTCGGTGGCCTCCTGACCGACACCGCCGACAGCAACACGCACATGAGACAGATCAACGACGGTCTCGGCTACACACCCACGCACACGACACACCAGCATCAGCTCGACCTTTAGCAGAGACCGGACGGCCGGACCGGGGCATCACCCCGCCCGGCCCGTCCGCGCTTTCGATACACGCGCTAGCGTGAAGGGCCCCGGCTAGTGGGCAGCGCCGCACTGCTCGGGACTCTGTCGCGCCGCGCCCGTCCGCTGGGCCGCCTCGTGCGGTCAGCCGGTACAGCCGGGACGGACCCGCGCGGGGCGCAGACAGCTGGTGGCCGTCGCCCCGGCGACCGAAGCGGCGAACGCCCCGCCCGCCCCGGGCCAAGGCAGAGAATAAGTGGTGCACCGCCTCTCTTTTCCGGACTAACACCGTGTCCTACATGGTCAGTTTGAGGAGGCGTTTGTAGCAGCAGAGGGCGGCGGCGAGGCGAGAAAGGCCAGGTAGTTGCGGGGATGCCGCTCGTAGCGGGGTGACAGACGCCGGTAGCCAGTCAGCCAGGAGATCGTGCGCTCGATGACCCACCGACAACGGCCCAACCGTTCGCTTGAGTCGATTCCCTTACGGGCGATACGGACGCCGATGTCGTGGCTGTGCAGCCATTGCCGCAGGTCAGGAAGGTCGTAAGCTTTGTCGGCGTGCAGTCGCTGGAGCTTGGAATGGTCACCGTGGGATTCGTGTCCTATGTGGAAATGGGCGACCGTCGGCTTCAGCCCGAGGCTGTCGTGGGTGTTGGCGGCGGATACTCCGACGCGAAGGGCGTCGGACAGGACGTGCATCTTGGAACCCGCCTGCCCCGGTCCACGGGCGACGGACCTGCAAGTTCGCCCTTTTTTGGCGCGGACGTGAGCGGAGTCGAGTACCGCCCGGGACAGGTCGACCAGGCCCTGGCCGGCGAGCATCTCAAGCACCTTCCGGTGCAGCCGTCCCAGACGCCCGCCCGGGACCAGATCAGGAACCGTCGGTGCACCGTTGACTTCGATGCCCGAAACAGGGCGGCAGAGCCCGCCAGGCACAGCCGCTGACCAGCACGTAGACGATCGCCGCGAACACCGCCTCGTCATCGATGTTGGCCACCCCGCCACCCTGCGGCCGCACCCGCGCCGGCGGCAGCAAAGGTCTGGCGATCTCCCAGAGCCCCTCCGGCACGATCCATCCCCACCGCCCACTCCCCATGACCCAACCAACGACCAACTGACCATGTAGGACACGGTGTTGGAGACGGGCCGAGTCATGCTGTCGTGGCCTGTCTCCTGATACCCACCCTGGGCCCTTATTGGTGCCGGACTCCATGCGCCTTTCGATACTAGCCACGGGTGTGTGCTCACGGTGGTCTGCCCGGCGTGCTGAAGTGGGGCGTCCCGAGTAGCGTGGGGAAGAGACTGTACGGAACGGCTGCCTTCACCAGTATCGCCCTCGCCCTCGCGGGCGTTCACTGCTGGTCGGACGTGGTATTCACATGCCCGGCTCGGGCGCTGAATGGCCGTGAAGGGTGGAGTTCCGAACAAGTGCTAGCGAGGCGATCATGGCCTTTGCCGCTGCCAAGGACGGCACACAGATCTACTTCAAGGACTGGGGGCGGGTCAGCCGGTGGTGTTTTCCCACGGCTGGCCACTGATCGCGGATGCGTGGGATCCGCAGTTGAAGCTGATGGCGGACAACGGTTTCCGGGCCGTGGCCCACGACCGACGTGGAGGCGGGCGGTCCGACCAGCCGTGGATGGGCAACGACCTGGACACGTATGCCGACGACCTGGCATCGGTCCTGGAGAACCTTGATCTCCAGGACGCCATCCTGGTCGGTCATTCGACGGGCGGCGGAGAGGTGACGCGCTACATCGGCCGGCACGGCTCGAGGCGTGTGGCCAAGGTGGTTCTGCTCGGGGCGATCCTCCGTTGATGCTCAGGACGGAAGCGAACCCGGAGGGGCTTCCGATCGAGGTCTTCGACGAGATCCGGCAAGGTGTGCTGACGGACCGGTCCCAGTACTACAAGGATCTCAGCGCTCCGTTCTACGGTGCCAACCGCGAAGGTTCGACCGTGTCGCAGGGGACCCGTGACGAGTTCTGGCTCTGGAGCATGACGGTAGGCGTCAAGAGCGCCTACGACTGCGTCAAAGCGTTCTCTGAGACTGACCTCACGGGGACCTCAAGGAGTTCGACATCCCCACGCTGATCATTCACGGCGACGACGACCAGATCGTTCCCATCGTGGCATCCGCGAAAAAATCGTCGCAACTGGTCAAGGACGTGACCTTCAAGGTCTATTCCGGTGCTCCGCACGGCCTGTCGATGGTGCCGGAGTTCGCGGGACGGTTCAACAACGACCTCCTTGAATTCGCACGCGGCTGACCGACCAGGTGTCGTTTCACCGGTCTTCCCGCGTTCACGCGGCCGGCGACAGACCACTGGCAGGCGCGAGCCCGAGGAGTGCCCATGTCTCAGCAAACGAACATCGCCGCACAGACCGCTTTCGCAGAGGCGGTCATCACCGGCGACCTCGCGGCCCTCGACGTGATCGTCGCACCCGACTCGATCGACCATGATCCAGCCCCAGGGCAGCTGCCGGGCCCGAAGGGTACAAGGCCATGTTCGCCGATCTGCGGGCAGCCTTTCCCGACCTGCACGTCGCGGTGGAGCATCTGGTGGCCACCGACGACGAGTTGGCCTTTGCCTACACCATCACCGGAACGCATCTGGGGCCGCTGATGGGACGGCCGGCGACCGGCAGGAAGGCAAGCTACCGGGGCATGCAGATCAGCCGCTTCGACAGCGACGGAAAGCTCGTCGAACGCTGGGGCAGCAGCGACGAACTCGGCATGCTGCGCCAACTC
Above is a genomic segment from Streptomyces fodineus containing:
- a CDS encoding GNAT family N-acetyltransferase — protein: MSLRITPLTDPAHGPHGRRLAWLASDADSIPAGTAFLRLFDGGQEHLAELDLRVHPAERRKGVGSRLLNTAVATARDNARRCVVAQAEAGSPGDHFLAARGFRKVLTLRFTRLPLADVDTAVLAEIIERPHPGYRLMSWQGTVPDDLAQTFAASRRAMDDMPMDDTDYGTVTWDVDRVRAAAKAVEQRGDHLHTVVAIDASNGSIAGFTELVIPGSGTGDGQHYGTGVLPEHRGHGLGRWMKAESIRQAHRDYPDLGGLLTDTADSNTHMRQINDGLGYTPTHTTHQHQLDL
- a CDS encoding transposase, with protein sequence MLAGQGLVDLSRAVLDSAHVRAKKGRTCRSVARGPGQAGSKMHVLSDALRVGVSAANTHDSLGLKPTVAHFHIGHESHGDHSKLQRLHADKAYDLPDLRQWLHSHDIGVRIARKGIDSSERLGRCRWVIERTISWLTGYRRLSPRYERHPRNYLAFLASPPPSAATNASSN
- a CDS encoding transposase; the protein is MPEGLWEIARPLLPPARVRPQGGGVANIDDEAVFAAIVYVLVSGCAWRALPPCFGHRSQRCTDGS
- a CDS encoding ester cyclase, with the translated sequence MFADLRAAFPDLHVAVEHLVATDDELAFAYTITGTHLGPLMGRPATGRKASYRGMQISRFDSDGKLVERWGSSDELGMLRQLGLTEL